The Microcebus murinus isolate Inina chromosome 4, M.murinus_Inina_mat1.0, whole genome shotgun sequence genome has a segment encoding these proteins:
- the BSX gene encoding brain-specific homeobox protein homolog codes for MNLNFTSPLHPASSQRPTSFFIEDILLHKPKPLREVAPDHFASSLASRVPLLDYGYPLMPTPTLLAPHAHHPLHKGDHHHPYFLTTSGMPVPALFPHPQHAELPGKHCRRRKARTVFSDSQLSGLEKRFEIQRYLSTPERVELATALSLSETQVKTWFQNRRMKHKKQLRKSQDEPKAPDGPESPEGSPRGPEAAAAEAGLSLPAGPFVLAEPEDEVDIGDEGELGSGPHVL; via the exons ATGAATCTCAACTTCACCTCTCCTCTACACCCGGCGTCTTCGCAGAGACCCACATCCTTCTTCATCGAGGACATCCTGCTGCACAAGCCCAAGCCGCTGAGGGAGGTGGCCCCCGACCATTTTGCCAGCTCTCTGGCCTCTCGGGTGCCTCTGCTAGACTATGGCTACCCCCTCATGCCCACACCCACCCTCCTGGCTCCTCACGCCCATCACCCTCTGCATAAGGGAGACCACCATCACCCTTATTTCCTCACCACCTCGG GGATGCCGGTCCCCGCGCTGTTCCCGCACCCGCAGCACGCCGAGCTGCCGGGGAAGCACTGCCGCCGCCGCAAAGCTCGCACGGTTTTCTCTGACTCGCAGCTCTCCGGCCTGGAGAAGAGGTTCGAGATCCAGCGCTACCTGTCCACGCCGGAGCGGGTGGAGCTGGCCACGGCCCTCAGCCTGTCCGAGACGCAG GTGAAAACGTGGTTCCAGAACAGGCGGATGAAGCATAAAAAGCAGCTGCGGAAAAGTCAAGACGAGCCGAAAGCGCCGGACGGGCCCGAGAGCCCCGAGGGCAGCCCGCGCGGCCCAGAGGCCGCTGCCGCCGAGGCGGGGCTGAGCCTGCCCGCCGGCCCCTTCGTGCTCGCCGAGCCAGAGGACGAGGTGGACATCGGGGACGAGGGCGAGCTCGGCTCCGGGCCGCACGTGCTCTGA